From the Clostridium putrefaciens genome, one window contains:
- a CDS encoding cytidine deaminase, protein MNYDKLIENAINARSFAYVPYSKFQVGAAVLTEDDKIYTGCNIENASYGATNCAERTAIFKAVSEGHKVIKAIAIIGDLSTHTNPCGICRQVISEFAQSGDIPIILIKNKEDFIIKTLDEMLPGSFTKKDLEL, encoded by the coding sequence ATGAATTATGATAAATTAATCGAAAATGCTATAAATGCTAGAAGCTTTGCATATGTGCCTTATTCAAAATTCCAAGTAGGTGCTGCTGTTTTAACAGAAGATGATAAGATTTATACAGGATGCAATATTGAAAATGCTTCATATGGTGCTACTAATTGTGCTGAAAGAACAGCTATTTTTAAAGCAGTATCTGAAGGTCATAAGGTGATAAAGGCTATTGCAATAATAGGGGATCTTAGCACACACACAAACCCTTGTGGTATATGCAGGCAAGTTATATCTGAGTTTGCACAAAGTGGAGATATTCCAATAATACTAATTAAAAACAAAGAAGATTTCATAATAAAAACTTTAGATGAAATGTTACCAGGCTCTTTTACAAAAAAAGACTTGGAATTATAA
- the era gene encoding GTPase Era, giving the protein MFKSGFVTIIGRPNVGKSTLLNHLMGQKLSIVSNKPQTTRNNIQTIMTGEDYQLIFVDTPGLHKPRHKLGEYMVTVAQNSTKGVDLILFLTTPQGHIEKGDIHILEELKNTSVPIFLVLNKVDENTAENVAETLKQYGEYFKFKEIIPISALKGKNTDKLLELMKGTLPEGPKYYPEDMIADVQEKFIVSETIREKALRVLNEEVPHGIAVDVIQMKQDAKGMYHIEVDLLCEKDSHKGIIIGKSGQTLKRIGQYAREDIEKLLESRVNLKIWVKVRKEWRDNPNYLKELGYKLKK; this is encoded by the coding sequence ATGTTTAAATCAGGATTTGTAACTATAATAGGAAGACCTAATGTGGGTAAGTCCACATTGCTAAATCACTTAATGGGGCAGAAACTTTCAATAGTTTCTAATAAACCTCAAACCACAAGAAATAATATACAAACTATAATGACTGGGGAAGACTACCAACTAATATTTGTAGATACACCAGGACTACATAAACCAAGGCATAAACTAGGAGAATATATGGTGACGGTTGCTCAAAATTCTACTAAAGGAGTAGATCTTATCTTATTTTTAACTACTCCACAAGGACATATAGAAAAAGGCGATATTCACATATTAGAAGAACTAAAAAACACATCTGTGCCTATATTTTTAGTATTAAACAAGGTGGATGAAAATACTGCAGAAAATGTAGCAGAAACTTTAAAACAATATGGAGAGTACTTTAAATTTAAAGAAATAATCCCAATATCAGCTTTAAAGGGTAAAAATACAGATAAACTTTTAGAACTTATGAAGGGAACACTTCCTGAAGGACCTAAATATTATCCAGAAGATATGATAGCAGACGTTCAAGAAAAGTTTATTGTATCTGAGACTATAAGAGAAAAGGCGCTAAGAGTGTTAAATGAAGAAGTACCTCATGGAATAGCTGTTGATGTAATTCAAATGAAACAAGATGCTAAGGGTATGTATCATATTGAGGTAGATTTGCTTTGTGAAAAAGATTCTCATAAGGGTATAATAATAGGTAAAAGTGGTCAAACACTAAAACGTATAGGACAGTATGCAAGAGAAGATATAGAGAAACTTTTAGAATCAAGAGTTAACCTTAAGATATGGGTTAAGGTAAGAAAAGAGTGGAGAGATAACCCTAATTACTTAAAAGAGTTAGGATATAAATTAAAGAAATAA
- the ybeY gene encoding rRNA maturation RNase YbeY, translated as MIYVENNQNDFLIDEDFIKDIEKVADFALKKEAVNINYELSILLVNNIEIKNINKKHRNIDNETDVLSFPLLDYPKDKVFSEVYLECKFDETYLDGEDLLLGDIVISLEKALEQSKDYGHSFKREVAYLIVHSILHLLGYDHMEIAEKAVMRKREEYILGELNIGR; from the coding sequence ATGATATACGTTGAAAATAATCAAAATGACTTTTTAATAGATGAAGATTTTATAAAGGATATTGAAAAGGTAGCAGATTTTGCATTGAAAAAGGAAGCTGTTAATATAAATTATGAGCTTAGTATACTACTTGTAAATAATATAGAGATAAAGAATATAAATAAAAAGCATAGAAATATAGATAATGAAACTGATGTTTTATCATTTCCTCTTTTGGATTATCCTAAAGATAAGGTATTTAGTGAAGTCTATCTTGAGTGTAAATTTGATGAGACATATCTTGATGGAGAAGATTTGCTTCTCGGTGATATTGTCATATCACTTGAAAAGGCTTTAGAACAAAGTAAAGATTATGGACATTCTTTTAAAAGAGAGGTAGCTTATTTAATAGTGCATTCTATACTTCATCTTTTGGGTTATGATCATATGGAGATAGCTGAAAAGGCTGTTATGAGAAAGAGAGAAGAGTATATATTAGGTGAACTTAATATTGGAAGGTAA
- a CDS encoding diacylglycerol kinase translates to MKIKRLIDSFNYAIQGLIYSARTQRNMKIHLVATFLVLSACFVYDISKVELLIITITITLVIAAELINTSVESAIDATTNYYHPLAKIAKNTAAGAVLVTAINAIMVGYIIFWDKLTNATFSIILKIKDSDPYMVFIILVMVSIVTIMVKAIYGEGTPLRGGMPSGHSTIAFSIATIIALIAEEPVSMALSYLLAIIVAQSRVDSEVHSIQEVVVGAVFGTVLTIFIFKILS, encoded by the coding sequence ATGAAGATAAAAAGATTAATAGATAGTTTTAATTATGCTATACAAGGGTTAATATATTCTGCAAGAACTCAAAGAAATATGAAAATACATTTAGTGGCTACCTTTCTAGTACTATCAGCATGCTTTGTATATGATATTAGTAAGGTTGAACTTTTAATTATAACTATAACAATTACTTTGGTTATAGCAGCAGAACTTATAAATACCTCCGTAGAGAGTGCTATTGATGCTACCACAAATTACTACCATCCTTTGGCGAAGATAGCTAAGAACACGGCAGCAGGAGCTGTGCTTGTTACTGCTATTAATGCTATCATGGTAGGATACATAATATTTTGGGATAAACTAACCAATGCAACATTTTCGATAATTCTTAAAATAAAAGATTCAGACCCCTATATGGTTTTTATAATATTAGTTATGGTTAGTATAGTTACAATTATGGTAAAAGCTATTTATGGAGAAGGTACGCCTCTTAGAGGTGGAATGCCTAGTGGACACAGTACTATTGCCTTTTCTATAGCTACTATAATTGCATTAATTGCAGAAGAGCCTGTATCTATGGCACTTAGTTATCTTTTAGCAATCATTGTAGCACAAAGTAGGGTTGACTCAGAGGTTCACTCTATCCAAGAAGTTGTAGTAGGAGCAGTATTTGGTACAGTTTTAACTATATTTATATTTAAGATACTTAGTTAA